A window of Mus pahari chromosome 7, PAHARI_EIJ_v1.1, whole genome shotgun sequence contains these coding sequences:
- the LOC110324265 gene encoding serine protease inhibitor A3M, translated as MAFIAALGLLMAGICPAVLCFPNGTLGMGTAVQEDHDIRTQLDRLTLASVDTSDDTWEIDILFHEDEESGIPDDSLTLASINTDFAFSLYKKLALKNSDKNIFFSPLSISAGLAVVSLGAKGKTLEEILEGLKFNLTETSEADIHQGFGHIIQRLSQPGDQVLISTGNALFVEKHLHILTEFKEKARALYQAEAFTADFQQPHEAKKLINDYVSNQTQGMIKELMSELDERTLMVLVNYIYFKGKWKISFDPQDTFESEFYLDEKRSVKVPMMKMKFLTTRYFRDKKLSCSVVELKYTGNASALFILPDQGGMQQVEASLQPETLRKWWKSLKFRKIGELYLPKFSISSDYSLKDILPELGIKTIFSNQADLSGITGTKDLILSQVVHKAVLDVAETGTEAAAATGFIFGFRTKRIQPITLRFNRPFLMVISHTGVQSTLFMAKVINPKRT; from the exons ATGGCCTTCATTGCAGCTCTGGGGCTCTTGATGGCTGGGATCTGCCCTGctgtcctctgcttcccaaatggcACATTGGGAATGGGCACTGCAGTGCAAGAAGACCATGACATTAGAACACAACTGGACCGTCTCACATTGGCCTCCGTCGACACTTCAGATGACACATGGGAAATAGACATTCTATTCCATGAAGATGAAGAAAGTGGGATACCAGATGACAGTCTCACATTGGCCTCCATCAACACTGACTTTGCCTTCAGCCTCTACAAGAAGCTGGCTTTGAAGAattcagataaaaatattttcttctccccACTTAGCATCTCAGCTGGCTTGGCCGTCGTGTCCCTGGGAGCAAAGGGCAAGACCCTGGAAGAGATTCTAGAAGGTCTCAAGTTCAATCTCACAGAGACCTCTGAAGCAGACATCCACCAGGGCTTTGGGCACATCATACAGAGGCTCAGCCAGCCAGGAGACCAGGTATTGATCAGTACAGGCAATGCCCTGTTTGTTGAAAAGCACCTGCACATCCTGACAGAGTTCAAGGAGAAGGCAAGGGCTCTGTACCAGGCTGAGGCCTTCACAGCTGACTTCCAGCAGCCTCATGAGGCCAAAAAGCTCATCAATGACTATGTGAGCAATCAGACCCAGGGGATGATCAAGGAACTGATGTCAGAACTGGATGAGAGGACATTGATGGTGCTGGTGAATTACATCTACTTTAAAG GCAAATGGAAGATATCCTTTGATCCCCAGGACACATTTGAGTCTGAGTTCTACTTGGATGAGAAGAGATCTGTGAAGGTGCCGATGATGAAAATGAAGTTCCTGACCACACGCTACTTCCGGGATAAGAAGCTGTCCTGCTCTGTGGTGGAGCTGAAGTACACAGGAAATGCCAGTGCCCTGTTCATCCTCCCTGACCAGGGTGGGATGCAGCAGGTGGAAGCCAGCTTACAACCAGAGACCCTGAGGAAGTGGTGGAAATCCTTGAAGTTCAG GAAAATAGGTGAGCTCTACCTGCCCAAGTTCTCCATCTCTTCTGACTACAGCCTGAAGGACATCCTTCCAGAGCTGGGGATTAAGACAATCTTCTCCAACCAAGCTGACCTGTCTGGGATCACAGGAACCAAGGACCTGATACTGTCTCAG GTGGTGCACAAGGCTGTGCTGGATGTGGCTGAGACAGGCACAGAGGCAGCTGCTGCCACAGGGTTCATTTTTGGCTTTCGTACTAAAAGAATACAACCAATAACTCTGCGTTTCAACAGGCCATTCCTGATGGTTATCTCTCACACAGGTGTTCAGTCTACCCTCTTTATGGCCAAAGTCATTAACCCCAAGAGGACTTAA
- the LOC110324541 gene encoding serine protease inhibitor A3N, which translates to MAFIAALGLLMAGICPAVLCFPDGTLGMDTAVQEDHHNGTQLDHLTLASINTDFAFSLYKKLALKNPDKNIVFSPLSISAALAVVSLGAKSNTLEEILEGLKFNLTETSEADIHQGFGHLLQRISQPRDQVQISTGSALFVEKRQQILAEFKEKARALYQAEAFTADFQQPREAKKLINDYVRKQTQGMIKELVSDLDKRTSMMLVNYIYFKAKWEVPFDPLDTFKSEFYAGKRRPVKVSMMSMEDLTTPYFRDDELSCTVVELKYTGNASALFILPDKGKMQQVEASLQPETLRKWKDSLKPRMIDELHLPKFSISTDYTLEDILSEMGIRELFSTQADLSGITGDKDLRVSQVVHKAMLDVAETGTEAAAATGVKLVPLSGKLDPLTIYFNRPFLIMIFDTETKIAPFMAKISNPK; encoded by the exons ATGGCCTTCATTGCAGCTCTGGGGCTCTTGATGGCTGGAATCTGCCCTGCTGTCCTCTGTTTCCCAGATGGCACATTGGGAATGGACACTGCAGTGCAAGAAGACCATCACAATGGGACACAACTGGACCATCTCACATTGGCCTCCATCAACACTGACTTTGCCTTCAGCCTCTACAAGAAGCTGGCTTTGAAGAATCCAGATAAAAATATTGTCTTCTCCCCACTTAGTATCTCAGCTGCCTTGGCCGTCGTGTCCCTGGGAGCAAAGAGCAACACCCTGGAAGAGATTCTAGAAGGTCTCAAGTTCAATCTCACAGAGACCTCTGAAGCAGACATCCACCAGGGCTTTGGACATCTCCTACAGAGGATCAGCCAGCCAAGGGACCAGGTACAGATCAGCACAGGCAGTGCCCTATTTGTTGAAAAGCGCCAGCAGATCCTAGCAGAGTTCAAGGAGAAGGCAAGGGCTCTGTACCAGGCTGAGGCCTTCACAGCTGACTTCCAGCAGCCTCGTGAAGCCAAAAAGCTCATCAATGACTATGTGAGGAAACAGACCCAGGGGATGATCAAGGAGCTGGTCTCAGACCTGGATAAGAGGACATCCATGATGCTGGTGAATTACATCTACTTTAAAG CCAAATGGGAGGTGCCCTTTGACCCTCTTGACACATTCAAGTCTGAGTTCTATGCGGGCAAGAGGAGGCCCGTGAAGGTGTCCATGATGAGCATGGAGGACCTGACCACACCCTACTTCCGGGATGATGAGCTATCCTGCACTGTGGTGGAGCTGAAGTACACAGGAAATGCCAGCGCCCTGTTCATCCTCCCTGACAAGGGCAAAATGCAGCAGGTGGAAGCCAGCTTGCAACCAGAGACCCTGAGGAAGTGGAAGGACTCTCTGAAGCCCAG GATGATAGATGAGCTACACCTGCCCAAGTTCTCCATCTCCACCGACTACACCCTGGAGGACATCCTTTCAGAGATGGGCATCAGGGAACTCTTCTCCACCCAGGCTGACCTGTCTGGGATCACAGGAGACAAGGATCTGAGAGTCTCTCAG GTGGTGCACAAGGCTATGCTGGATGTGGCtgagacagggacagaggcagcTGCTGCCACAGGAGTCAAACTTGTCCCACTGTCTGGGAAACTGGACCCTCTGACTATATATTTCAATCGGCCTTTCCTGATAATGATCTTTGACACAGAAACTAAAATTGCCCCCTTTATGGCCAAGATATCCAACCCCAAATGA